A window of the Deltaproteobacteria bacterium genome harbors these coding sequences:
- a CDS encoding DASS family sodium-coupled anion symporter has product MEPEGLLSPAEEQFEKIRHRVGLFLGPALFLLVYFLPLLTNHPRAHKLAAILALVLVFWMTEAIPLPVTALLGTLLTVLFGIATPKEALAPFADPIIFLFIGSFMLAEAMTIHGLHRRFALAALSLAGNRPWCILVVLGVISATISMWMSNSATTAMMLPLAIGLIRALNEIHTPREGVRDRFSVGLLLMIAYGASIGGIGTPVGTPPNLIGIGLIENLAGIRIDFLQWMTLAIPIVVALFVCLAFILSWFHPHTSSRLPNTQQYISKMREKLGRLSRGEINVMIAFLVAVSLWILPGFFAAILGKSAPLTRLLAERLDEGMVAILAALLLFVLPIKRKGSSMTLTWQEATKIDWGTLLLFGGGLSLGKLMFSSGLADAIGHGLVALTGVDSLWGMTALGILLAILVSETTSNTASANAIIPVMIALAKEADVSPLPPALGACLGASFGFMLPVSTPPNAIVYGSGRVPILAMVRAGIVFDIVGFGLIWGGLRILCPLLGWA; this is encoded by the coding sequence ATGGAACCTGAAGGCTTACTTTCACCAGCTGAAGAACAGTTTGAGAAAATCAGACATCGCGTTGGGCTTTTCTTGGGACCTGCGCTCTTTTTGCTTGTTTACTTTCTTCCTCTTTTAACCAATCACCCACGAGCTCACAAGCTTGCAGCCATCCTGGCATTGGTGTTGGTCTTTTGGATGACCGAGGCTATTCCGCTCCCTGTCACCGCACTTTTAGGGACACTCCTAACCGTCCTTTTCGGAATCGCCACTCCTAAGGAGGCCTTGGCCCCCTTCGCTGATCCCATCATTTTTCTTTTCATCGGAAGTTTTATGCTGGCCGAAGCCATGACGATTCACGGACTTCATCGCCGTTTTGCCCTAGCGGCCCTCTCGCTCGCAGGAAACCGCCCCTGGTGTATCTTGGTTGTATTGGGCGTCATTTCAGCAACGATTTCGATGTGGATGAGCAATAGCGCTACGACCGCCATGATGCTCCCACTCGCTATAGGTTTGATTCGCGCCTTAAACGAAATTCATACTCCCCGCGAGGGGGTTCGAGACCGCTTTTCGGTAGGGCTTCTGCTCATGATCGCGTACGGCGCCTCTATTGGAGGGATTGGAACACCCGTGGGGACACCACCCAATCTCATCGGAATTGGGTTGATTGAAAATCTTGCCGGGATTCGGATTGATTTTTTGCAATGGATGACCCTTGCCATTCCCATTGTTGTGGCCCTTTTTGTTTGTCTCGCCTTTATTTTGTCTTGGTTCCACCCTCACACTTCATCAAGGTTGCCGAACACCCAGCAGTACATCAGCAAGATGCGCGAAAAGTTGGGGCGCCTAAGCCGTGGCGAAATCAATGTGATGATCGCTTTTCTTGTGGCTGTTTCTTTATGGATTTTACCTGGGTTCTTTGCAGCCATTTTAGGAAAAAGCGCACCTCTCACGCGCCTCTTGGCTGAGCGTTTAGACGAAGGTATGGTGGCAATCCTAGCTGCCTTGCTTCTCTTCGTACTCCCCATCAAACGAAAGGGATCCTCCATGACTCTCACGTGGCAAGAGGCCACCAAGATCGATTGGGGAACTCTCTTGCTCTTTGGAGGGGGTTTAAGTTTAGGAAAACTTATGTTTTCAAGTGGGCTTGCCGATGCCATCGGCCACGGGCTGGTTGCGCTAACTGGCGTTGATAGCCTTTGGGGAATGACCGCCTTAGGAATTCTTTTAGCCATCCTCGTGAGTGAGACCACTTCCAACACTGCATCGGCCAATGCGATCATCCCTGTAATGATTGCGCTTGCTAAAGAAGCGGACGTCTCTCCCCTTCCACCAGCCTTGGGGGCCTGCCTCGGGGCAAGCTTTGGTTTCATGCTCCCTGTCTCCACCCCACCCAATGCCATTGTCTATGGCAGTGGCCGGGTTCCTATTTTAGCTATGGTTCGAGCGGGTATTGTTTTTGACATCGTTGGCTTTGGATTAATTTGGGGAGGGCTTCGCATCCTCTGCCCACTCCTGGGGTGGGCTTAG
- the serS gene encoding serine--tRNA ligase codes for MLDLKWVLTNLDTVSKRLTSRHQPVDLSELKTLSLTRNQQISQFEQLRALQNRASKEIQQKQKAKGDISAILIEMKKVSQEIAGIEKALATTEQALQAILLSIPNLPHESVPIGKSAEDNALIRQWGEKPKFNFSPQAHWDLGEKLGILDFERGAKITGARFTLYRNLGAKLERTLINFMLDTHTQSNGYEEVLPPFLVNRDSLMGTGQLPKFEADLFKTQEDLFLIPTAEVPVTNIFRDEILDAKQLPISMTAYTPCFRSEAGSHGKDVRGLIRQHQFNKVELVKFVRPENSYDELEKLTHDAESILQKLNLHYRVVCLCTADLGFSAAKTYDLEVWLPGQNCYREISSCSNFEDFQARRAKIRFKDADKKNKFVHTLNGSGLAVGRTLVAILENYQQPDGSILIPDALQPYLNGVKVINQHN; via the coding sequence ATGCTTGATTTAAAATGGGTACTGACCAATCTTGATACGGTTTCAAAACGTCTCACCAGCCGCCATCAGCCGGTTGATTTGAGTGAGCTTAAAACCTTAAGCCTAACCCGCAACCAGCAAATCAGCCAATTTGAGCAATTGCGCGCCTTGCAAAATCGAGCCTCTAAAGAAATCCAACAAAAGCAAAAGGCCAAAGGAGATATTTCAGCAATCTTAATTGAGATGAAAAAAGTCTCCCAAGAAATTGCTGGGATTGAAAAAGCCCTCGCTACCACTGAACAGGCTCTACAAGCTATTCTCCTCTCCATCCCCAATTTACCACATGAAAGTGTGCCCATTGGGAAATCAGCCGAAGATAATGCCCTCATTCGTCAGTGGGGTGAAAAACCAAAATTTAATTTTTCTCCTCAAGCCCATTGGGACTTAGGAGAAAAATTAGGAATTTTAGATTTTGAACGCGGGGCAAAAATTACCGGTGCCCGCTTTACCCTTTATCGAAATCTTGGTGCCAAACTCGAGCGAACTCTCATTAATTTCATGCTTGATACCCACACTCAATCCAACGGTTATGAAGAAGTATTGCCCCCTTTCTTGGTCAACCGTGATAGTTTGATGGGAACCGGGCAACTCCCTAAATTTGAAGCCGACCTTTTTAAAACCCAAGAAGATTTATTCTTAATTCCCACCGCCGAAGTACCGGTTACTAATATTTTTCGTGATGAAATTTTAGATGCCAAACAGCTGCCCATCTCAATGACCGCCTACACCCCTTGTTTTCGCAGTGAGGCTGGCAGTCATGGGAAAGATGTGCGTGGCTTAATCCGCCAACATCAATTTAATAAAGTTGAGCTGGTTAAATTTGTCCGTCCAGAAAATTCTTATGACGAACTAGAAAAACTCACCCACGATGCCGAAAGTATTTTGCAAAAACTAAACCTGCATTACCGGGTTGTTTGTTTGTGCACTGCTGACTTAGGTTTTTCGGCTGCTAAAACTTATGATTTAGAAGTTTGGCTGCCCGGGCAAAATTGTTACCGTGAAATTTCAAGCTGCAGCAATTTTGAAGATTTCCAAGCCCGTCGTGCCAAAATCCGTTTCAAAGATGCTGATAAGAAAAACAAGTTCGTTCACACCTTAAACGGCAGCGGCCTAGCCGTTGGCCGCACGCTGGTGGCTATTTTAGAAAACTACCAACAACCTGACGGTAGCATCTTAATTCCCGATGCCTTGCAACCCTATCTGAATGGAGTTAAGGTCATCAATCAACACAATTAG